AGATAGATGGCGCGTTCGATAACACGCTGAAAACTCATGGTCGGCTGCAGCTCATCCGGCTTGCGTGAAACCATTTCCGACTCAAGGAATTTTTCCAGGCCTTCTTCAATGACACCAACATCCACACCACAAGCCTGAATCACTTCACGCACGGACGGTACACCCAATAGTTCCAATAATAGGTGCTCCAGCGTGACAAACTCATGCTCATACTCATGGGCAACACTGAATGCGTTGCTCAAGGTCATTTGTAGCTCTTTACTCAACATTTAAGCCACCTCTAGCTGACACATCAACGGATGTTTATTTTGTCGTGAAAAACTGTTCACCTGCTGCACTTTCATTTCTGCCACCTCGCGACTGAATACGCCACAAACGCCTTTTCCTTGATGATGCACGGCAAGCATGACCGCATTGGCTTTCGCCTCATCCATAGAAAAGAAACGCTGCAGTACCTCAACAACAAAATCCATCGGCGTGTAATCATCATTCATCAACACCACCTGATAACGTTTAGGTGGTTTAACTTTTGGTTTGGCTGTTTCTAGCAGCAGATTACCATCATCATAATCTGGTGAATAAGGCATTCAGGTTACTCTATCAATTCTTTAATCTTTACTATATATATCGGCACAACAGGCAAAATTCAAGCCGCTGCATCGATAGCAAACACTCTGTTAAAGCAGTGTTCAGCTTTTTTATTTCTGTTAGGTTTATTTTACCCACAATAGAACAAGAATTCTGGCTGAAACAGAAATTATTCATACTTTTGTCAAAATAGCGTTAAGCTTGGCTGGAAAGGTTTTCTGATATGGGTTAATGGATTCAAGGCTTATGGCCACACAGCACCGATGCGCCATTGATAACCATTAAAAACCCACCGCATAATGCGACTGTAACGAGAAAAAATTAGCCCAGCAATAACCGGGCGTAAAAATCCCCGGCCTTATGCTCTTCATCGGCAGGCAAGCCCATGCCTTTTATTTTGATGAATTTTTCCGCACTGTAGTTTTTCGGCACTACGACATCAAGTTTGCCTGCAACCGTATCCAAGCTGATTTTTTTACCCGGTTGAAGCATTGATTTCGGCACCACAAAAGTGCCGTAAATGTCGCCTTGATCGAGCTTATATCGGCTGCTGTCGATTTTGATATTGAATTTCACCAGATAATCGCCCGGAACACCGCCAAACAATCCACTGTAGCCCTTACCTTCCAATCTAAAGGTTTTTTCATCGAATGCCTGGCGGTTGAATTTCATTTTCACCTTTAAGCCGGGAATATAAAAACTGCCTAAATTCAATAGGCGGATCGCGTAACGCAAGGTCAAAGGATAAGTAATGACCCGGTTCTTGCCGTTAATCGGTTTTTGATATTTAAAGGCTGACTGGTAATCACTTGAAGAATACTGATATTGCTTGCCGTCATCGGTTTGTTTATCGGCATCCTCAGCATACTGCTTTTGTTCAGTTCTGGATGATGTTTTCTGGTTCGCCGAAGAACGCTTATGGCTATCGGCTTGGGTATGAGTTTTATTACGCGGAGAGGCTTGTTGGTAGCCGGTTCGACGACGCTGCTGATTTCGCCTTAAATCAAACTCACGGCAATAGGCATCGCGATATTTACTGAGAATTTCATAGGCGGCGGCGATTTCCTGAAAACGTGCTTGCGCATCGTGAATTTTGGAGACATCAGGATGGTAACGCCGTGCCATCTTACGATATGCTAATTTTACCGTTTTGGAGCAAGCACCATAATGTACTCCCAAAATGGCAAAATAATCGATATTGATATCGTAATTAGGTCGCAAAATTTTCTCGTATTGTTGAGGGATTTTTAATGAATAAAAAAATCAATTTCGGCTTCAATTCTACTCTTATCCCCTATAAAAAAAAAGCCTCAAAATATAACTATTAAACACCGTAAAATTACCCGTTGACCGATAAAAACAAAAGTTATCAAAACACAATAAACATAATCCAATAGTTATGACAAAAACCGATATTTAGTTCATAATAGTGGGCTTTTATTTTGACCCGGCCTAGTCAGTTAGGCTAACTTGGTTATTTTCACCGCAAGAGGACAAAGATAATGAGTGTAGAACAGGACTTAATCGAACGTAGTAACAACCAGTGCGAACTATGTTCAGCAACAGAGGCTCTTGAGGTATTCGCGGTCGAACCGAGTGATGGCTCAGCAGAGCAATCGATTCTGGTTTGCGGCAATTGTCGTTCTCAGATTGAAAACCCTGAAACCATGGACAGTAACCACTGGCGCTGTTTGAATGACAGCATGTGGTCACCGGTTGCTGCCGTGCAAGTCATGTCATACCGTCTACTGCATCAATTGCGTCACGAGGGCTGGCCAATGGATCTGCTTGATATGATGTATCTGGAAGACGATACCCGTAAATGGGCTGAAGCAGGTATCAGCGAAGAAGAAGAGCGCACACCAACCTTAGACAGTAACGGTACAGCTCTTAACGAAGGTGATGATGTCACCTTGATCAAGGATCTGGATGTTAAAGGGGCTAACTTTACCGCTAAGCGCGGTACTATGGTGAAAAACATTCACCTGACCGACAACCCTTTACATATCGAAGGCAAAGTCAATGGCACTCAAATCGTGTTGGTTGCCGCCTACCTGAAAAAGTCTAATTAATCGATTTAAATTGCCAGCCCGGTTAGTCCGCTGGCCAATTGACTTTACCCCAACCCGCAACAGACCCAAGCTCTACTATTAAGGTTGGGGCGCGGGTAAATACTCCTGCGGAGACTCAAACAGGCTTTTGCGTTCTGGGTCTGTCAGGCTGTGAATGGTGATCACTCTATAGCCAATGGCTTTATAGTCATTGAGTTGCGCCATACCTGAATCGGAAAAACTGACGAATTCCGGAAAATCCTCTTTCGACAACTTGCCCAAACCGGCTACCGCGCCACAAACATGGACGCTCACCCCTTCAGAATCCACCAACTTGCTGAAATTACTGTGTAGCTTAGAGTATTGTTGTTGGGCCTGCTTTTGTAAGGCAAACTCTTCCACACCATGACTGACAATGGCAATATCGACATCGGGAAAAGTCTGTTTTAACCGTTTGACCTGAAAACTGACATAACCCGCCAGACCAGACAAGGCATTTTTATCCAGCGTTTCAATATCGAAAACAATGCCATCGGGTATATCTTCGCCTTGCAATAAGGCTTCGACCTGAGGATGAACCCCCATTTCATGATGAGTGCTTTGCGATTCGGCCAACGCCAGCGAAAAAATGGCGCTCACCAGCCATACAATCAACCAATGGAAGCTATGGAAAGATTTCAACTGAGTACGCATTAGATAACTCCTTTAAGAGTAATTTCTGCAACCAATCAAACACCCAAAGTCACGGTCACGGCTTCAACCAAATCAATGCGATGGGTTGTTTTCCACCGCTGCACTTTGCTCTTGTTCGGCGATTTTCTGCCTTTCCGCCTTACTGATATAGGGTTCTTTTTTATTTGGGTTCAGTTTTGCACGAGCCTTTTTAAGCCGCGCAGTGACTTTTTGTCTAAGTTTCTTTTGTCTATTCATATCTCTATTGTGCCACTAATTTAGTCGAAACATGATTTTATCTTGGTGAAAAGTAGGCATTTTTGGTGAAAAGCCTCCTATCAAAACGCGGAATTGTGTAAAATTTACGCTTTCAAAAATCTCAATGGAGCAAAACGATGGGAAGAGCCTTTCAAAACCGTAAAGAGTCGATGGCGAAAACCTCTGATCAAAAAGCTAAGGTTTATAGTAAATACAGCCGTGAAATCTATGTATGTGCTAAATCCGGTGGTGCGGAAACCTCAAGCAACCTGGCACTAGCCGGATTAATCGAGCGCGCTAAAAAAGAACAGGTTCCTGCCCACGTTATCGATAAAGCCATTGATAAAGCCACTGGCGGTGCCGGTGAAGATTTTGCTCCAGCGCGATACGAAGGTTACGGGCCGGGAAACACCATGGTGATTATCGAATGTTTGACCGATAACCCGAACCGTACTTTTGGTGATGTACGCCACTGCTTCACTAAACACAACTGCAAAATCGGTACACAAGGCAGTGTCGCGCACATGTTTGACCACTCTGCGATTTTCGTTTTCAACGGTGAAGATGAAGAAGCGGTTTTGGAAGCTCTGCTAATGGCTGATGTTGAAGTCAATGATATCGAAGCCGAAGAAGGCAAAATCAGCGTATTCACACCACACACAGAATACGCCAAAGCGAAAAATGCACTGCTCGAAGCTTTTGAAGGTATTGAATTCGATGTTGATGAAATCCAGTTCCTGGCAAAAATGACCAAGCCACTGGAAGGTGAAGAGCTTGAATCCTTTGAAAAGTTCCTTGCCATGGTTGAAGATTTGGATGATGTGCAAAACGTCTATTACGACGCCGAATTCTAATCCTTGCTCTACAAAGCCATGTTTCAGGCATGGCTTTTTTCTCTTATTTCCTGTCTGAACCTGTTAACCCGGCAAACAAAACGACTTTTACCTACTTTGGCTTAGTCTTTCCTCCCTTTGTCTTTTAGAATATCTACCATTGATTCATAGCACAAAATTTAAAAACGGTTATCACAATGCTAAAAAACAACCATGTCGACAGTAAAAAGCTGATTAGCGAACTAGAGCAGTTGCTGGACGATATGCACCGTTACTCGACCACTGTCGATCGTTATGTCATCACCTCATCAACCGATATTCACGGTAAAATCACCAGTGTTAGCCAAGCTTTTTGCCAACTGACCGGTTATAGTGAAAAAGAGCTGATCGGCAACAAACACAATATCTTACGCCACCCTGATACACCGACTGAGTTCTTCGCAGAGATGTGGCAGACCATTACTTCCGGTCAATCATGGCGTGGTGAGCTCAGAAACATCAATAAATCGGGTGAATGTTTCTGGGTCCAACTGCAGATTGATAGCATTCGTGATGAAAAAGGCAATACCGTAGGCTATATCTCGATTGAGCAGAATATCACCGACCGCAAATATATCGAATTGCTTACCATTCGAGACGAGCTCACCGGAGCCTTCAATCGTCGACATTACAATCATGTATTGCCGATCGAGATTGAGCGCGCCAAACGTGATAACAAACAGCTCTGTTTTATGATGATTGATGCCGATAATTTTAAAAAATATAACGATACTTATGGTCATCAGGAAGGCGATGAGGTGTTAAAAAACATCGTCGCCACGCTGAAAAACACCTTCAAGCGAGCCGATGATTTCATATTCCGTTTAGGCGGCGAAGAGTTTGCTGTACTCTACCGCGCCGAAAATGAAAGCTATGCACAAAGCATCGCTGACATTTCTCGCAGCAAGATCTATGATTTGAATATGCCCCACTCCGGTAACCCTCCCTATGGTCGCGTTACCGTTTCATCGGGCGTAATGATACTCAAGCCGGATCAACAGTACATTTTAGAAGAAATCTATAAGTACGCCGATGAAGCACTCTACAAAGCCAAACACAACGGCCGTAACTTCGTGTCATTCCACGATACTGAGGATGATATCGAGCTTTTCTGATTGGAACCTTAAGCGAGGGTTTGCAGAAACGCTTTGACCTCTTCTGCGGTTCCAACAAAACTCACTTTTCGTTGATGTTTTTGCATCTGATAGTCATACATAGGGTCATAGTATTCTTGTAACAGCGTGGCGATCCAACCCTGATGAGCTTGAACCCCACCTTGCGACAACTGCTCTTTCATGGCACTGTCAAACTGCTCAAGCACTCTTTTTTGACGTTCGCCTCCCAAACGCTTGGCGATACGTGAAAAAGCATTATGCATGAACTCCTGCCAGGATTCGATATCCGGATACTCTTGCTGCGCTTCGATCACATACTCTTGCAAAGTAATATCTATGCGCTCCTCAATCGGTGTATCCAGCACCACCCGCAAATCATTTTTAAGCTCATCAAACAACGGCTTCGGTAAATTCACCGAGCCGATATTACGCCCTTCATCCTCGACCACTAAATAATTAGGCTGCTGTTCCAGCAGCCGCATAAACGCCATGGACAGGTTATTTTCAAAATCGATTTGTGAGGGTTGAGGACTATAGTGTCTGCCAAACGCCGAACCGCGATGATTGGCCAGACCTTCCAGATCGATTTGATTATCCAGCTTGTGCAGCAACTGCGTTTTCCCCGAACCGGTGCGCCCGGCAATAACAACCGAACGTACGCCCTGCTCA
Above is a window of Thiomicrorhabdus sediminis DNA encoding:
- a CDS encoding PhnA domain-containing protein codes for the protein MSVEQDLIERSNNQCELCSATEALEVFAVEPSDGSAEQSILVCGNCRSQIENPETMDSNHWRCLNDSMWSPVAAVQVMSYRLLHQLRHEGWPMDLLDMMYLEDDTRKWAEAGISEEEERTPTLDSNGTALNEGDDVTLIKDLDVKGANFTAKRGTMVKNIHLTDNPLHIEGKVNGTQIVLVAAYLKKSN
- a CDS encoding sensor domain-containing diguanylate cyclase is translated as MLKNNHVDSKKLISELEQLLDDMHRYSTTVDRYVITSSTDIHGKITSVSQAFCQLTGYSEKELIGNKHNILRHPDTPTEFFAEMWQTITSGQSWRGELRNINKSGECFWVQLQIDSIRDEKGNTVGYISIEQNITDRKYIELLTIRDELTGAFNRRHYNHVLPIEIERAKRDNKQLCFMMIDADNFKKYNDTYGHQEGDEVLKNIVATLKNTFKRADDFIFRLGGEEFAVLYRAENESYAQSIADISRSKIYDLNMPHSGNPPYGRVTVSSGVMILKPDQQYILEEIYKYADEALYKAKHNGRNFVSFHDTEDDIELF
- a CDS encoding DnaJ domain-containing protein, whose amino-acid sequence is MRPNYDINIDYFAILGVHYGACSKTVKLAYRKMARRYHPDVSKIHDAQARFQEIAAAYEILSKYRDAYCREFDLRRNQQRRRTGYQQASPRNKTHTQADSHKRSSANQKTSSRTEQKQYAEDADKQTDDGKQYQYSSSDYQSAFKYQKPINGKNRVITYPLTLRYAIRLLNLGSFYIPGLKVKMKFNRQAFDEKTFRLEGKGYSGLFGGVPGDYLVKFNIKIDSSRYKLDQGDIYGTFVVPKSMLQPGKKISLDTVAGKLDVVVPKNYSAEKFIKIKGMGLPADEEHKAGDFYARLLLG
- a CDS encoding YebC/PmpR family DNA-binding transcriptional regulator: MGRAFQNRKESMAKTSDQKAKVYSKYSREIYVCAKSGGAETSSNLALAGLIERAKKEQVPAHVIDKAIDKATGGAGEDFAPARYEGYGPGNTMVIIECLTDNPNRTFGDVRHCFTKHNCKIGTQGSVAHMFDHSAIFVFNGEDEEAVLEALLMADVEVNDIEAEEGKISVFTPHTEYAKAKNALLEAFEGIEFDVDEIQFLAKMTKPLEGEELESFEKFLAMVEDLDDVQNVYYDAEF
- a CDS encoding DsrE family protein, with the protein product MRTQLKSFHSFHWLIVWLVSAIFSLALAESQSTHHEMGVHPQVEALLQGEDIPDGIVFDIETLDKNALSGLAGYVSFQVKRLKQTFPDVDIAIVSHGVEEFALQKQAQQQYSKLHSNFSKLVDSEGVSVHVCGAVAGLGKLSKEDFPEFVSFSDSGMAQLNDYKAIGYRVITIHSLTDPERKSLFESPQEYLPAPQP
- the clpS gene encoding ATP-dependent Clp protease adapter ClpS codes for the protein MPYSPDYDDGNLLLETAKPKVKPPKRYQVVLMNDDYTPMDFVVEVLQRFFSMDEAKANAVMLAVHHQGKGVCGVFSREVAEMKVQQVNSFSRQNKHPLMCQLEVA
- a CDS encoding DUF2986 domain-containing protein, which produces MNRQKKLRQKVTARLKKARAKLNPNKKEPYISKAERQKIAEQEQSAAVENNPSH
- the mnmH gene encoding tRNA 2-selenouridine(34) synthase MnmH; the protein is MIMRQKQSLLTEFNDNLALSDDFKHIVIEKIPLIDVRAPVEFEQGAFDSSINLPLMDDEERRQVGIEYKVRGNKAAVKLGHQLVNEIIREPRIHAWQQFIAEHPQAMLYCFRGGMRSKIAQQWLSDHGTDIVRLKGGYKAFRRFLIDYLDKLPGLIGEQGVRSVVIAGRTGSGKTQLLHKLDNQIDLEGLANHRGSAFGRHYSPQPSQIDFENNLSMAFMRLLEQQPNYLVVEDEGRNIGSVNLPKPLFDELKNDLRVVLDTPIEERIDITLQEYVIEAQQEYPDIESWQEFMHNAFSRIAKRLGGERQKRVLEQFDSAMKEQLSQGGVQAHQGWIATLLQEYYDPMYDYQMQKHQRKVSFVGTAEEVKAFLQTLA